The Streptomyces sp. 11x1 genomic sequence GCACACGGAGTTCGAGTTCCGTTTCGCGGGCGGGCGGCAGCGCTTCCCGTACACGGAGATCACCGGTCATCACCACTTTGTCTACCCGCAGCCGCTGCTCGTGACGGATCTGGTCAGGGAGTACGCGGACGTCCGGGGCGGTGACATCCGGTTCGGCGTGCACGAGGTCGCGCTGCACGACATCGACGGCGAGCGCCCGTCCGTGTCGTACCTGGACCCGGCGACCGGTGAACGGCACGTCCTCGCCTGCGAGTTCGTCGTCGGCTGTGACGGCGCCCGAGGTGTCACGCGGACCGCCCTGCCGGCCGAGCACGCCACGGTCGCCCGGCACGACCACGGGGTCGGCTGGCTGGCGCTGCTCGCGGAGGCACCCCCGTCGTCCGACTGCGTCGTCCTCGGTGTGCATCCCCGGGGCTTCGCCGGGCACATGGCGCGCGGCCCCGAGGTCACCCGCTACTACCTGGAGGTCCCGGCCGGCGACGACCCGGCGAACTGGCCGGACGACCGGGTCTGGTCGGAGCTGCACACCCGCCTCGCTGCGCCCGGCGCCCGGCCACTCACCGAGGGCCCGCTGGTCGAGAAGCGGGTGCTCGAGATGCACAACTACGTCACCGAGCCGATGACGTACGGCCGGCTGTACCTCGCCGGTGACGCCGCGCACCTCGTCGCACCCATCGCCGCGAAAGGCATGAACCTGGCCCTGTACGACGCCCTGCTGCTGGCGGACGCCCTGAGCGCCCGCCTCCGCACGGGCGACGACCGTGGGCTGCGCGGCTATTCGGACGCCTGCCTGCGCCGGGTCTGGCACTACCAGGAGTTCTCGCAGTGGCTGGCGGAGCTGCTGCACGGGCCGTCGTCCGGCGACCCGTTCCGGGCCGGTGCCGCCACCGCGAGGCTCCGCCGGGTGCTCGGCTCTCCCGCCGCCGCGTCCACCTTCGCGGAGCTGTTCATCGGCAAGGGAACCGATCACTGATCCCGAGCGGTCGTCGGGACGTTCAGTGACCGTCGTGGCAGCAGCCGTCCCGGCGCATCAGCCGGCCGACCTCCAGCCAGTCCTCCTCCGTCCCGGCGGCCTTCACCCGTCGGGCGGAGGGCCGGTAGGCGGCCACCAACTCCTCGGTGGTGTACGGCGTTCCGCCCCGCAGCACCGTCACCGTGCGGACGAGGTCGGCGAAGTCCGTGAAGGGGTCTCCGTCGACGATCGTCAGGTCGGCGAGCTTGCCCGTCTCGACCGTGCCGAGGTCGTCGTCGAGACCGAAGAGCCGGGCCGGAAGGACGGTCGCGGTGCGCAGGGTCTCGGCGGGGCTGAGGCCCCCGGCGTGCAGGGCGCGCAGGGCGAGGTGGAGGAAGAGGCCGACGGGGCCGAGCGGCTGGTCGGTACCGAGGGCGACGACGCCGCCCGCCGCGAGGATCCGCCGGTAGATGTCGGTCTCCGTCCGCAGGGCGGCGAGTTGGGCGGGGGTGGGCGGGGCCCCCGCGCCCTGCCGGACGACGGCGGCGTCCCACGGCGGCATGACGACCGTGACCCGGGGGTCGTCGGCCAGCGCCGGGTCGGCGCCCATGAGGGGTGAGGCCGTGAAGGGGGTGGCGATCAGGGAGAAGTCCACGCCCTGCCGGGTGTAGATCTCGGCCACGTCCTGGTGGGCCCGCCCGGTCGTGGTGATGGCGTGGCCGAACTCCGCGCGCTGGGTGGCCTGGAGATGGGTCGTCAGGTCCTGACCGAGTTGGACGCCCGGGGAGAGCAGATGGCCGCCGGTGCGCACGCCGAGGCGTTCGTGGGCGAAGCGCGCCGCCTCACCCATCACCCAACCGGGCGCCCGCACATAGGTCTTGACGAAGTCCCAGTCGAGGGCCTCGGCGCGTTCGAGGGAGCGGCGCAGTCCGGCCCTCGTGCGGTGGGCGCGTCCCATGCTGTAGGCGACCCGGGCGCCGTCGAGGAGTTCGCCGGTGGTGAGGAGCCGGGGTCCGGCGAGCCGGCCGGCGTTCACCTCCTCGCGGATGCGTGCCTGTTCGTGGGCGAAGCCGCCGAGGGAGACGGCGGTGGTGACACCGTAGGTGAGCTGTCCGGTGGCCTGGCGGCTGCCGTAGGTGCTCTGCCAGGGGTGGGTGTGGCTGTCCCAGAGGCCGGGGATCACGGTGTGCGCGGAGGCGTCGATCCGGCGGAGCGCGGCGCGGCGGTTGCCCCGGTGCGCTTCGACGGCGGTGATCCGGCCGCGGCGTACGACGATGTCGACGTCGTCGCGGACCGTCTCGCCGGTGCCGTCCCACACCTGCCCCGCGTGGACGACGATGTCGGCGGGGGTGGGCCGGGTGTGGTCGAGCGGCACGCGGACGGTGCGGGCGTGGTCGCCGGAGACGTCGATCAGGCGGAGCCGGGTGCCGGACTGGTAGAGCAGGGTTTTGGAGTCGCCGGACCAGGTGGGGTGGTCGGCGGGTTCGGTGGTGAGGGTGCGGAGTCTGCCGCGCGGGGTGCCGTCGGGGGTGACGGGCAGCAGGCAGAGCGCGGACTCGACGATCACGGCCATCCAGCGTCCGTCGGGTGACCACACGGGCCCGGAGTCGTAGCGGTCGGCGATGGAGGTGTGGGGCGCGACCGTGTGCAGCCGGTCGGCGCCGGTCGTGGCGTCGACGAGCCGGATCAGGTTGTAACCCTCCCGGAAGCGGGCGCCCAGACGGTTGCGATCGCACAGCGCGAGGTGGCGGCCGTCGGGCGACCAGCTCGGTCTGCCGGGGATGCCGCCCCCGCCGAGCGGCGCCGCGAGGACGCGTTCCGCGCCGCTCGCCAGGTCCCGTACGACGAGCCGCCCG encodes the following:
- a CDS encoding 4-hydroxybenzoate 3-monooxygenase, with the protein product MTTPTPLPGPHPPERTPVVIVGAGPAGLTVGNILRAASVDCVVLETESREYIEGRPRAGFLEEWAVRALERRGLAGRLLERAPVHTEFEFRFAGGRQRFPYTEITGHHHFVYPQPLLVTDLVREYADVRGGDIRFGVHEVALHDIDGERPSVSYLDPATGERHVLACEFVVGCDGARGVTRTALPAEHATVARHDHGVGWLALLAEAPPSSDCVVLGVHPRGFAGHMARGPEVTRYYLEVPAGDDPANWPDDRVWSELHTRLAAPGARPLTEGPLVEKRVLEMHNYVTEPMTYGRLYLAGDAAHLVAPIAAKGMNLALYDALLLADALSARLRTGDDRGLRGYSDACLRRVWHYQEFSQWLAELLHGPSSGDPFRAGAATARLRRVLGSPAAASTFAELFIGKGTDH
- a CDS encoding amidohydrolase family protein; this encodes MDRDQSRPTPPLTRRQLLAATGATGAAAVIGTVGPAAHAAARPRTADAALSLTFTRATNGSATLAPAGDTLIAEAQSGLWSLPRGGGQAVPLTPAGLEPNRPTHSPDGALVAFCAYQGGGFHLWTMRPDGSDLRQRTDGPWDDRAPAWSPDGTRLAFGSERGGDPDAPLGGSPYRIHVLHLGTGAVTPVTGLPDQDGPLQDGPWEDFDPTWSPDGTRLLFVRAKVVTTGTTPTVESRTIAAVAADGSGAVTVEHTETAAAQVMTPALAADGRLAHLRTTASPNGYCTLVVDGRAVPVDGDLAPVPPRWTPDGRLLVTLDGAFTLVRPEEPAKPEEIPFEGVLPVERPRYRVKEYDLGQERVRPVRGIHLPALSPDGRSIAFAALNSLWLAGTSGGRRPKRLRESPATRTLLAPSWAPDGRSLVYADDRDGLLGVYRHDPATGEETALATGGRVMPALSPDGERLACLDMVGRLVVRDLASGAERVLAAPLGGGGIPGRPSWSPDGRHLALCDRNRLGARFREGYNLIRLVDATTGADRLHTVAPHTSIADRYDSGPVWSPDGRWMAVIVESALCLLPVTPDGTPRGRLRTLTTEPADHPTWSGDSKTLLYQSGTRLRLIDVSGDHARTVRVPLDHTRPTPADIVVHAGQVWDGTGETVRDDVDIVVRRGRITAVEAHRGNRRAALRRIDASAHTVIPGLWDSHTHPWQSTYGSRQATGQLTYGVTTAVSLGGFAHEQARIREEVNAGRLAGPRLLTTGELLDGARVAYSMGRAHRTRAGLRRSLERAEALDWDFVKTYVRAPGWVMGEAARFAHERLGVRTGGHLLSPGVQLGQDLTTHLQATQRAEFGHAITTTGRAHQDVAEIYTRQGVDFSLIATPFTASPLMGADPALADDPRVTVVMPPWDAAVVRQGAGAPPTPAQLAALRTETDIYRRILAAGGVVALGTDQPLGPVGLFLHLALRALHAGGLSPAETLRTATVLPARLFGLDDDLGTVETGKLADLTIVDGDPFTDFADLVRTVTVLRGGTPYTTEELVAAYRPSARRVKAAGTEEDWLEVGRLMRRDGCCHDGH